One part of the Mariniblastus fucicola genome encodes these proteins:
- a CDS encoding homogentisate 1,2-dioxygenase gives MPFYRTMGSVPPKRHIKHRRSGNSHLDEGIYYEHVLTTEGFDRVYSITYHLRPPTRVVGTSLLRNVELEAAEDLPLRVHHFMSANMPRGGDFIDGRVPMMFNDDLVAYRCRPAEQQSMLFRNAAADEIIFVQQGSGKVETTYGTLPYRRGDYIVIPRTTTFQMVADDIEKEDYLILESNSPCRVPQQYLNVDGQMMLGAPYYERDLHGPTELNPVDKNETTTIIVKERHRLTKVEMANHPLDVVGWDGYLYPFTFNAWDFEPLTGTVHLPPPYQQTFECDGFVICTFAPRYLDHHPEAVKVPYAHSNTQADEVLFYVDGQFGSRKGVEACSFSFHPGGIPHGPHPGTIVGSESHDRTEEMAVMFDTDHPLTITKEAMEMDDPQYPLSWIDE, from the coding sequence ATGCCTTTCTATCGCACGATGGGATCCGTCCCGCCCAAACGCCACATCAAACATCGACGCAGCGGAAACAGTCACCTCGACGAAGGCATTTACTACGAACATGTTTTGACGACCGAAGGTTTCGATCGCGTCTACTCGATCACCTATCACCTGCGTCCTCCGACTCGCGTCGTGGGAACTTCGTTGCTGAGAAATGTCGAACTCGAAGCCGCAGAAGATTTACCGCTGCGAGTCCATCACTTCATGAGTGCAAATATGCCTCGCGGTGGAGACTTCATCGACGGTCGCGTACCGATGATGTTCAATGATGATCTCGTGGCGTATCGCTGTCGTCCGGCTGAACAACAATCAATGCTGTTTCGCAACGCTGCGGCGGACGAAATCATTTTCGTTCAGCAAGGAAGCGGGAAAGTCGAAACAACTTACGGGACGTTGCCATATCGCCGAGGCGACTACATCGTCATTCCTCGAACGACGACGTTTCAAATGGTCGCCGACGATATCGAGAAAGAAGACTATTTGATTCTCGAAAGCAACAGCCCGTGTCGCGTGCCGCAGCAGTACCTCAACGTTGACGGTCAAATGATGTTGGGTGCACCGTACTATGAACGCGACCTGCACGGCCCAACAGAATTAAATCCGGTCGACAAAAACGAGACCACGACGATTATCGTCAAGGAGCGTCATCGGCTGACGAAAGTCGAGATGGCAAACCATCCGCTGGACGTGGTGGGCTGGGATGGCTACCTGTATCCGTTCACCTTTAACGCGTGGGATTTCGAACCGCTGACCGGAACGGTTCATTTGCCGCCGCCGTACCAGCAGACTTTTGAGTGCGACGGATTTGTGATTTGCACGTTTGCACCGCGGTACCTCGATCATCATCCGGAAGCTGTCAAAGTGCCTTACGCGCACTCTAACACGCAGGCTGATGAAGTTCTGTTCTATGTCGATGGCCAGTTCGGATCTCGCAAAGGCGTCGAAGCCTGTTCGTTCTCGTTCCATCCCGGCGGCATTCCGCACGGGCCTCACCCTGGCACAATCGTCGGCAGCGAGTCGCACGATCGGACTGAAGAGATGGCAGTCATGTTCGACACCGACCATCCCTTGACCATCACGAAAGAAGCGATGGAAATGGACGACCCGCAGTATCCGTTAAGCTGGATCGACGAGTGA
- a CDS encoding flavin reductase family protein, with product MQFDPTDMGIRDIYTLMVQLITPRPIAWVSSVSKDGVTNLAPYSFFNGIGANPPSVLFCPVNRRDGSQKDSLLNVLDTKEFVVNVVSFSDAELMNKTSADYGSEVSEFEALDIETLSSEKVAPLRVASSLAQFECRLLKHLELASGPAGANVVIGEIVMLHVDDSIIEDGVVDPAKLDTVGRLGGKAYSRTTDRFELERPPVPE from the coding sequence ATGCAATTTGATCCAACCGACATGGGCATCCGCGACATCTACACGCTGATGGTGCAGTTAATTACGCCGCGGCCAATCGCGTGGGTGTCGAGCGTCTCCAAAGATGGAGTCACAAACCTCGCGCCCTACAGTTTCTTCAACGGAATTGGTGCAAATCCGCCTTCAGTGCTGTTCTGTCCCGTCAACCGTCGCGACGGAAGCCAGAAGGACTCGTTGCTCAACGTGCTCGATACCAAAGAGTTCGTGGTTAACGTCGTGTCGTTCTCCGATGCCGAACTGATGAACAAAACTTCGGCTGATTACGGATCGGAAGTCAGCGAATTTGAAGCTCTGGACATTGAGACGTTGTCGTCAGAGAAAGTTGCCCCACTGCGGGTCGCGTCGTCGCTGGCTCAGTTCGAATGCCGACTGCTCAAGCACCTTGAATTGGCATCGGGTCCCGCGGGAGCCAACGTAGTCATTGGTGAAATTGTGATGTTGCACGTGGACGATTCGATCATCGAAGACGGCGTCGTCGATCCCGCCAAACTCGATACCGTCGGGCGTCTCGGCGGCAAAGCATACTCCAGAACGACAGATCGATTCGAGCTTGAACGTCCCCCGGTGCCGGAATGA
- a CDS encoding AMP-binding protein produces the protein MSKRAIIEKWRSVSDWKQLRQLSVAERIALHAATFAEWDAEHDGPAPIWFPTDQAIAASNLTDFLIQTNHSDFQSLKTWWQNSPSEFWKAAIETLNVAFREPPVSILEFDDPRDPTWLPKARLNIVESCFQADDSATALRFGGADGQIESMTYGELYAQVQLVAAHLRDAGFEPGDRLAIVMPMDSTSVVTYLAILYAGCAAVSIADSFAPSEIAKRIRISQAKGVFYCESYQRAGKTIALGENVTAAKQICESEGQLVRLFSDRYPWPDVAPLESPHIGAPDDVINVLFSSGTTGDPKAIPWDQTTPIKCAADGRFHQDIRTGDVVVWPTNLGWMMGPWLIFATLINGATIGLFEDAPTGEAFGKFVQDAKTTMLGVVPALVRHWKNTKCMEAFDWSAIRCFSSTGEASNAVDMTYLSALAGFKPIIEYCGGTEIGGGYISSTVIQPNVPGTFSTVAVGNRFVLLDEEGQPTKEGELFLVPPSIGLSRKLLNRDHFETYYAGVPDHELPLRRHGDRLQQLPGGYFRACGRTDDTMNPGGIKVGSAEIESIINGVSGIQESAVIAVSDQGTGPDQLVAFLVGDSSLESESKLKEINLAIRQNLNPLIRIARVRVLDKLPRTASNKIMRRNLRKLEADQS, from the coding sequence ATGAGCAAACGGGCCATCATCGAAAAATGGCGCAGCGTTTCTGATTGGAAGCAACTTCGACAACTCTCCGTTGCCGAGCGTATTGCGCTGCACGCAGCGACGTTTGCCGAGTGGGACGCGGAGCATGATGGTCCGGCTCCGATCTGGTTTCCCACAGACCAGGCTATCGCCGCCAGCAACCTGACGGATTTCCTGATTCAAACCAATCATTCCGATTTTCAATCGCTAAAAACCTGGTGGCAGAATTCGCCTTCGGAGTTCTGGAAAGCCGCGATTGAAACGCTGAACGTCGCCTTTCGTGAGCCGCCGGTGTCGATTCTGGAGTTCGATGATCCGCGAGATCCGACCTGGCTGCCAAAGGCCCGTTTGAATATCGTCGAGTCCTGTTTTCAGGCAGACGATTCTGCAACCGCGCTGCGATTCGGCGGTGCGGACGGGCAGATTGAGTCGATGACTTATGGCGAGCTTTACGCTCAAGTCCAACTGGTCGCAGCGCATCTTCGGGACGCAGGATTCGAACCGGGAGATCGTCTGGCGATCGTGATGCCGATGGATTCAACGTCGGTGGTGACTTATTTGGCCATCCTGTACGCAGGCTGTGCCGCGGTGTCGATTGCGGATTCTTTTGCGCCATCAGAAATCGCGAAGCGGATTCGAATCAGCCAAGCCAAAGGCGTTTTCTACTGTGAAAGTTACCAGCGAGCCGGCAAGACGATTGCTCTGGGTGAAAACGTCACCGCGGCCAAGCAGATTTGCGAATCCGAAGGTCAACTCGTTCGGCTGTTCTCTGATCGCTACCCCTGGCCGGATGTTGCGCCGCTTGAATCGCCGCATATTGGTGCTCCGGACGACGTCATCAATGTGCTTTTCTCGTCCGGCACGACGGGCGATCCGAAAGCCATTCCCTGGGACCAAACGACGCCGATCAAGTGTGCTGCTGATGGGCGTTTTCACCAGGACATACGAACAGGTGACGTCGTTGTCTGGCCGACGAATCTGGGATGGATGATGGGACCATGGTTGATTTTCGCAACGCTGATCAACGGCGCGACGATCGGCCTGTTTGAGGACGCGCCAACGGGCGAAGCGTTCGGAAAGTTTGTGCAGGACGCGAAGACGACGATGCTGGGCGTGGTTCCGGCTCTGGTTCGACACTGGAAAAACACGAAGTGCATGGAAGCTTTCGACTGGTCCGCGATCCGTTGTTTTAGCTCAACCGGAGAAGCCTCCAACGCAGTTGACATGACCTATTTGTCGGCCTTGGCGGGCTTCAAACCGATCATTGAATACTGCGGAGGCACGGAAATCGGCGGCGGATATATCAGCAGCACCGTGATCCAACCTAACGTTCCCGGCACATTTTCTACTGTCGCGGTCGGCAATCGGTTCGTGTTGCTCGACGAAGAAGGTCAGCCAACAAAGGAAGGTGAACTGTTCCTGGTTCCGCCTTCGATCGGTCTTTCGCGAAAGCTGCTCAACCGCGATCACTTTGAGACTTACTACGCCGGAGTCCCCGATCACGAACTTCCGCTGCGACGTCATGGCGATCGTTTGCAGCAGCTTCCTGGCGGATACTTTCGCGCATGCGGACGAACAGACGACACAATGAATCCCGGTGGCATCAAAGTCGGATCAGCAGAGATCGAATCGATCATCAATGGCGTTTCTGGTATCCAGGAGTCGGCCGTGATCGCCGTTTCCGATCAAGGCACCGGGCCTGACCAATTGGTCGCGTTTCTGGTGGGCGACTCGTCTCTCGAATCCGAATCGAAGCTGAAAGAAATCAATCTTGCGATCCGCCAGAATCTGAACCCGTTGATTCGTATCGCGCGGGTTCGCGTTCTGGACAAACTTCCTCGCACGGCTTCGAACAAAATCATGCGGCGAAATTTGAGGAAGTTGGAAGCGGATCAGTCCTGA
- a CDS encoding vWA domain-containing protein encodes MKHDEIRVEELVNYHRHQIALPAWDKRIGLDVRSGKMNDGKHAFQIGLATHRDIVEEFRIPLNLVLVIDRSGSMSGNRIAKVKTALVALMNKLSPKDLVSIVTYSDDAKTCLEGTRVLDLETIKSAITRIQTGGSTNLNTGLMLGYKVAEDNFDSERANRVILLTDGIANRGVTDEAQIARESKKYNDREIGLSTIGLGSNFNQSLLRELADAGRGAIHFVADVDDIQKVFVDEFDSLLSPAAMDVTLTIRFPEVGKLPKIFGYQPEKLANGYRVPLENMSYGATQVVVGKFGSRKPTKIDVELTYFNSCTKKRVRFEQSIQLKAGESDRVLKKNYAIAKVANSVKQSAKLVESSKHQKAYARLSESMFFARMSFEPDSDPDVDRICDIAQQQICGVLRLAVADK; translated from the coding sequence TTGAAGCACGACGAGATTCGTGTTGAAGAGCTCGTGAACTATCACCGCCATCAAATTGCCTTGCCCGCGTGGGACAAGCGAATCGGACTTGATGTTCGCTCCGGAAAAATGAACGATGGAAAGCATGCTTTTCAAATCGGACTGGCGACGCATCGTGACATCGTGGAAGAGTTTCGTATTCCGCTAAATCTGGTTCTGGTGATTGATCGAAGCGGATCGATGAGCGGCAATCGGATCGCGAAAGTGAAAACGGCGCTCGTGGCCTTGATGAACAAGCTCTCGCCAAAGGATCTCGTTTCGATTGTGACCTACAGTGACGACGCGAAAACCTGTTTGGAAGGAACTCGAGTCCTCGATCTTGAAACGATTAAATCGGCCATCACCCGTATCCAAACTGGCGGCAGCACGAACCTCAACACAGGCCTGATGCTGGGCTACAAGGTCGCAGAGGATAACTTTGACAGCGAGCGTGCCAATCGAGTCATCCTGTTGACCGATGGGATTGCCAATCGCGGCGTCACCGATGAGGCTCAGATCGCGCGCGAATCCAAAAAATACAACGACAGGGAAATTGGGCTCTCGACGATTGGGCTGGGCTCGAATTTCAACCAGAGCTTGCTCCGTGAGCTGGCCGACGCAGGCCGCGGGGCGATTCATTTCGTCGCCGATGTGGACGACATTCAAAAGGTTTTTGTCGATGAGTTCGATAGCCTGCTCAGCCCGGCAGCGATGGATGTGACGTTGACGATCCGCTTTCCCGAAGTCGGAAAACTGCCCAAAATCTTTGGCTACCAACCGGAAAAATTGGCCAACGGATACCGTGTGCCGCTTGAAAATATGAGCTATGGCGCGACTCAGGTCGTGGTCGGAAAGTTTGGATCGCGGAAGCCGACCAAAATCGATGTCGAGCTTACGTACTTTAATAGTTGCACAAAAAAGCGAGTCCGTTTCGAGCAGTCGATCCAACTCAAAGCCGGCGAATCGGATCGTGTTTTGAAGAAGAACTATGCAATTGCCAAAGTCGCCAACTCGGTTAAACAGTCGGCGAAACTTGTGGAGTCATCGAAGCATCAAAAAGCCTACGCTCGTCTTTCCGAGTCCATGTTTTTTGCCCGGATGAGTTTCGAGCCTGATTCCGACCCGGACGTCGATCGAATTTGCGACATCGCACAACAGCAGATCTGCGGTGTGCTGAGACTGGCAGTTGCGGACAAATAG
- a CDS encoding RNA polymerase sigma factor, translating to MPDSPDPRKLFEACVESCSESMYRVAWRLTGDGNAAEELVQETFSQAWQKIDSLRDATKMRSWMFAILRNQNLKAVRQKKVLATGGIETVADRHSVETSKPDCVDIVQRALEQLDEDQRLPILLVSMEGLSAEEAAEILNVPRGTVLSRMHRGRKRMKEIIEREFPNQNKTS from the coding sequence ATGCCAGATAGTCCCGATCCCCGAAAGCTCTTTGAAGCCTGCGTCGAATCCTGTTCGGAGTCGATGTATCGGGTTGCCTGGCGTTTGACCGGTGACGGAAACGCTGCGGAGGAGTTGGTTCAGGAAACGTTTTCGCAGGCTTGGCAGAAGATCGATTCGTTGAGAGACGCGACGAAGATGCGGAGCTGGATGTTTGCGATCTTGAGAAACCAGAACCTCAAGGCCGTGCGGCAAAAGAAAGTTTTGGCGACCGGCGGCATTGAAACCGTGGCGGATCGCCATAGCGTCGAGACATCGAAACCGGATTGTGTCGACATCGTTCAGCGTGCCCTTGAGCAACTCGATGAAGACCAGCGGCTTCCGATTCTGTTGGTTTCGATGGAAGGCCTTTCGGCAGAAGAAGCTGCAGAAATTTTGAACGTCCCGCGAGGCACGGTGCTTTCCCGAATGCATCGTGGCAGGAAACGAATGAAAGAAATTATTGAGAGAGAGTTTCCAAACCAGAACAAAACATCATGA
- the dnaK gene encoding molecular chaperone DnaK: MAQGEKIIGIDLGTTNSVVAVMEGNEPTVIANQEGARTTPSVIAFSDSGETLVGAPARNQRVTNPHRTVYSVKRFMGRRHNEVGSEEKMVPYKVTGGADEYVKIEIDGQEYTPQEISAKTLRKLKEAAESYLGHKVNKAVVTVPAYFNDAQRQATKDAGEIAGLEVARIINEPTAAAIAYGLDKSDSEQKIVVFDLGGGTFDVSVLELNDDDGMKVFEVISTSGDTHLGGDDFDEVLINHVADEFKKDTGVDLRSDTMALQRLQEGCENAKKELSTAQQTSINLPFITADASGPKHLQMDITRAKFEELIDGLVERCKIPLERALKDAKLSASDIDEVVLVGGSTRVPKVQAMVKSVFGKDPHKGVNPDEVVAVGAAIQGSVLAGDRKDVLLLDVTPLTLGIETEGGVMTALVERNTTIPTEKKQVFSTAADNQTAVTIQVYQGERKMANNNRLLDKFDLTGLPPAPRGVPQIEVKFDIDQNGILNVSAKDLATGTEANVEIKQSSGLSEEEISKMKSDAEANADEDRKQFELVTARNEGESMCYQMEKMMSEHEDKLSDDDKAPLTTAIAKVREAAKEDDVDAIKSAVKELEQASHALSKAMYDDSGAAQGADAGSQTPADESAPADAEDDAIDAEFEVKND, translated from the coding sequence ATGGCTCAAGGTGAAAAAATCATCGGAATCGACCTCGGCACCACAAACTCGGTTGTCGCCGTGATGGAAGGTAACGAGCCGACCGTCATCGCCAACCAGGAAGGCGCCCGAACGACCCCAAGCGTTATCGCGTTCTCGGACAGCGGTGAAACACTCGTCGGTGCACCGGCTCGTAACCAACGTGTTACCAATCCGCACCGCACCGTTTATTCGGTGAAGCGTTTCATGGGCCGTCGTCACAACGAAGTCGGCAGCGAAGAGAAAATGGTGCCTTACAAAGTCACCGGTGGCGCTGACGAGTACGTCAAAATTGAAATCGACGGGCAAGAGTACACGCCGCAGGAGATTTCGGCCAAGACGCTTCGTAAACTCAAGGAAGCTGCCGAGTCTTACCTTGGGCACAAGGTCAATAAAGCCGTTGTGACCGTCCCGGCTTACTTCAACGACGCTCAACGTCAGGCAACCAAGGACGCTGGCGAAATCGCCGGTCTGGAAGTTGCCCGTATCATCAACGAGCCAACTGCGGCAGCGATTGCTTACGGATTGGACAAGTCTGACAGCGAGCAAAAGATCGTTGTCTTTGACCTTGGTGGCGGTACGTTCGACGTTTCCGTGTTGGAGCTTAACGACGACGACGGCATGAAAGTCTTCGAAGTTATCAGCACCAGCGGCGACACGCACCTCGGCGGTGATGACTTTGACGAAGTCCTGATCAACCATGTCGCTGACGAGTTCAAAAAAGACACAGGTGTGGATCTGCGATCTGACACGATGGCTCTGCAGCGTTTGCAGGAAGGCTGCGAGAATGCCAAGAAAGAACTTTCGACGGCTCAGCAGACTTCGATTAACCTGCCGTTCATCACAGCGGATGCGAGCGGACCGAAGCACTTGCAGATGGATATCACACGCGCAAAGTTCGAAGAGCTGATCGATGGCCTGGTTGAGCGTTGTAAAATTCCACTCGAGCGAGCACTCAAGGATGCCAAGCTTTCTGCGAGCGACATCGATGAGGTCGTTCTGGTCGGTGGTTCGACACGCGTCCCCAAAGTTCAGGCTATGGTGAAAAGCGTTTTCGGCAAGGATCCGCACAAAGGCGTGAATCCTGACGAAGTCGTCGCCGTTGGTGCTGCGATTCAGGGATCAGTTTTGGCTGGCGATCGCAAAGACGTTCTTCTGCTCGACGTGACTCCGCTGACTCTCGGTATCGAAACCGAAGGCGGCGTGATGACGGCTTTGGTTGAGCGTAACACGACGATTCCAACTGAGAAGAAGCAGGTCTTCAGTACTGCTGCGGACAATCAGACTGCGGTAACCATCCAGGTTTACCAGGGCGAACGGAAGATGGCGAACAACAACCGTTTGCTGGACAAGTTCGACCTGACCGGGCTGCCACCGGCTCCGCGAGGCGTGCCTCAGATCGAAGTCAAATTCGACATCGACCAGAACGGTATCCTGAATGTTTCGGCCAAGGATCTGGCAACGGGGACCGAAGCCAATGTCGAGATCAAGCAGTCGTCTGGACTTTCTGAGGAAGAGATTTCGAAGATGAAGTCGGACGCTGAAGCGAACGCTGATGAGGACCGTAAGCAATTCGAATTGGTGACGGCACGGAACGAAGGCGAGTCAATGTGCTACCAGATGGAAAAGATGATGTCTGAGCACGAAGACAAGCTTTCGGATGACGACAAAGCTCCTTTGACGACTGCGATTGCGAAAGTTCGCGAAGCGGCCAAGGAAGACGATGTTGATGCGATCAAGAGTGCCGTCAAGGAACTCGAACAGGCGTCTCACGCGTTGAGCAAAGCAATGTATGACGACTCTGGAGCAGCCCAGGGAGCGGACGCGGGTTCACAGACTCCTGCTGATGAATCGGCTCCTGCGGATGCCGAGGACGATGCGATCGACGCTGAATTTGAAGTCAAAAACGACTAG
- a CDS encoding serine/threonine-protein kinase, which translates to MTTEDQDLFIQTGELVDLAATVTHTQEPPVPQCAELIRLYDDLLETKRHSWTTHLRMIKELGRGGQGVVYLTQRRGADDFTLPVAIKVFSPERYPGPAEYDGDMLRMARVASRVARIQHENLLQVYNFLDRDRIRMMVMEWVEGYDLRRLMTPKMFGIVQERFSKKRWDYINDVLITVGEDQPRFRPGVAVAIVRECLEGLAAMHRQGIVHGDVKPANIMLKRSGHVKMIDMGSAFEVNNPMNRRTCTPTYASAEVLTGGDCTPLSDLASVGYVLLELIAGRNLFSDCKNLDELISAKENLWENLQERLPAEIADNDLLMGLCRGLTDPDPDARFQSAEAADHFEDGASAFHRQLIKADLATEYDQDIRVWIDELLEIEETMLMKDDF; encoded by the coding sequence ATGACAACCGAAGACCAAGACCTTTTTATTCAGACCGGCGAGCTCGTCGATCTCGCCGCCACGGTAACGCACACGCAAGAGCCGCCGGTTCCTCAATGCGCCGAACTGATTCGATTGTACGACGACCTGCTGGAGACCAAACGACATAGCTGGACGACTCATCTTCGAATGATTAAAGAGCTAGGCCGTGGAGGGCAGGGCGTTGTCTACCTGACTCAGCGTCGCGGCGCCGACGACTTCACTTTGCCTGTCGCAATCAAGGTATTTTCCCCTGAACGCTATCCGGGGCCAGCCGAGTACGACGGCGACATGTTGCGGATGGCGAGGGTCGCTTCTCGTGTCGCCAGAATCCAGCACGAGAACCTGCTGCAAGTCTACAACTTTCTGGATCGCGATCGAATTCGCATGATGGTCATGGAGTGGGTTGAAGGGTACGACTTGCGCCGTTTGATGACGCCAAAAATGTTTGGCATCGTTCAGGAAAGGTTCAGCAAAAAACGCTGGGACTACATCAACGATGTGCTGATCACGGTAGGAGAAGATCAACCAAGGTTCCGACCGGGTGTGGCCGTTGCGATTGTTCGCGAATGTCTGGAAGGACTCGCAGCGATGCACCGGCAGGGAATCGTGCATGGCGATGTGAAACCGGCAAATATCATGCTCAAACGCAGCGGTCATGTAAAAATGATTGACATGGGTTCTGCCTTTGAGGTTAACAATCCGATGAACCGAAGAACGTGCACGCCAACCTATGCGTCGGCCGAAGTGCTGACCGGAGGCGATTGCACGCCGTTGTCCGATTTGGCCAGTGTAGGCTATGTATTGCTGGAATTGATCGCCGGGCGGAACCTGTTCTCGGATTGCAAAAATCTGGACGAACTGATCTCCGCCAAAGAAAACCTGTGGGAAAACTTGCAGGAACGGCTGCCAGCTGAAATCGCTGACAACGATTTGCTGATGGGACTTTGCCGCGGACTGACTGATCCGGATCCGGATGCTCGATTCCAAAGTGCGGAAGCTGCGGACCATTTCGAAGATGGCGCTTCGGCTTTCCATCGCCAACTGATCAAGGCTGACCTGGCGACTGAGTACGATCAGGACATTCGCGTCTGGATCGATGAGTTGTTGGAGATCGAAGAAACGATGCTGATGAAAGACGATTTTTAA
- the selA gene encoding L-seryl-tRNA(Sec) selenium transferase, translating into MSNILRNLPSVSQLLESPQLKKMVENINHGVVAEGVRTFLDDLRTQVVDAAGEVPIPTPTEMADRIADWLSNEERPYLRRVINGTGIVLHTGLGRAPLAAEALAAVNENSKSYASVEINLMTGERGQRVKAVERLICELTGAEAAVVTNNNAAATMLTLSAMAAGKEVIVSRGQLIEIGGSYRLPDVMECSGAKLKEVGTTNKTHLADYENAIDPELTGALLKVHPSNFEVIGFTKTISTKELSKLAAKHDLPLIDDIGSGALLDYAQFGLRNEPVASESIRDGADLILFSGDKLIGGPQCGIIAGKKKYVDRILKNPLMRAMRVGKMTLSALHATLSLYRDQEKAKQSIPLLRMLSMPAENLKLRAEKLASLLSAVPCVGSCEAIQEEAMLGGGSLPAQKIPTWCVSITPAGSVDALSAKLRSGTPAVMGRVQQGKLLLDTRTISPAEDLELVKVFETLEA; encoded by the coding sequence ATGTCAAACATCCTTCGCAATCTCCCTTCGGTCAGCCAACTTTTGGAAAGCCCGCAGCTGAAAAAGATGGTCGAGAACATCAATCATGGCGTTGTCGCCGAAGGTGTTCGCACGTTTCTGGATGATCTCCGCACGCAAGTCGTCGACGCCGCTGGAGAGGTTCCGATCCCGACGCCGACAGAGATGGCGGACAGAATTGCGGACTGGTTAAGCAACGAAGAGCGACCGTATCTCCGCCGCGTCATCAATGGAACCGGCATCGTGCTGCATACGGGACTCGGCAGAGCACCTTTGGCCGCCGAGGCTCTGGCAGCGGTGAACGAAAACTCCAAGAGCTACGCCAGTGTCGAAATCAACCTGATGACTGGTGAACGCGGGCAGCGTGTCAAGGCTGTGGAACGTCTGATCTGTGAACTGACAGGCGCTGAAGCTGCCGTTGTTACCAATAACAACGCCGCTGCAACGATGCTGACTCTGTCCGCGATGGCGGCGGGTAAGGAAGTCATTGTTTCTCGCGGCCAACTGATCGAAATCGGCGGCAGCTATCGTTTGCCCGACGTCATGGAGTGCAGCGGCGCGAAACTGAAAGAAGTCGGCACGACAAACAAGACTCATCTCGCCGACTACGAAAACGCGATCGACCCCGAATTGACCGGGGCGTTGCTGAAGGTGCATCCAAGCAACTTCGAAGTCATCGGGTTTACCAAAACGATTTCCACAAAAGAGCTTTCAAAACTCGCAGCGAAACACGATCTTCCGCTGATCGACGATATCGGTTCCGGCGCGTTGTTGGACTACGCCCAGTTTGGATTGAGGAACGAGCCTGTTGCGTCGGAAAGCATTCGCGATGGCGCGGACCTGATTCTGTTCAGTGGCGACAAGCTGATCGGCGGACCTCAGTGTGGAATCATTGCTGGAAAGAAAAAGTACGTTGATCGCATCCTGAAGAATCCTCTCATGAGAGCGATGCGGGTTGGCAAAATGACTCTATCGGCATTGCATGCAACGCTCAGCCTTTACCGCGATCAGGAGAAAGCCAAGCAGTCGATTCCACTATTGCGAATGCTCTCGATGCCGGCGGAAAATTTGAAGCTGCGTGCGGAGAAATTGGCGTCTTTGTTGTCGGCAGTTCCCTGCGTCGGATCGTGCGAAGCGATCCAGGAAGAAGCCATGCTTGGTGGCGGAAGTTTGCCGGCTCAAAAGATTCCGACATGGTGCGTATCGATCACACCCGCCGGTTCCGTCGACGCTCTGTCGGCCAAGCTGCGAAGTGGGACTCCTGCGGTGATGGGCCGCGTCCAACAGGGAAAACTGTTGCTCGACACGCGAACGATTTCGCCAGCAGAAGATCTTGAGCTGGTTAAAGTCTTCGAAACACTGGAAGCCTGA
- a CDS encoding HU family DNA-binding protein: MKTKKEIAKEVAEALDIPQTLAREAVQKTLDSILDGLVSDGRIELRKFGVFEIKDRAAKKGRNPNTGEPIMLPAKKVVTFKSGTEMDERVKRLSAKTLSEDREEGLERERREQEE; this comes from the coding sequence TTGAAGACGAAAAAAGAAATCGCCAAAGAAGTCGCCGAGGCTCTGGATATTCCCCAGACGCTGGCTCGGGAAGCGGTCCAGAAAACGCTCGACTCGATCCTTGACGGGCTGGTGAGCGATGGCCGGATCGAGCTGCGAAAGTTCGGTGTCTTTGAGATCAAGGATCGGGCGGCCAAGAAGGGTCGGAACCCAAACACCGGCGAACCGATTATGCTGCCAGCCAAAAAGGTGGTCACCTTCAAGTCCGGGACCGAGATGGACGAACGAGTCAAACGGCTTTCTGCGAAAACGCTTAGCGAAGATCGGGAAGAAGGTCTTGAGCGTGAGCGACGCGAACAGGAAGAGTAA
- a CDS encoding Sec-independent protein translocase subunit TatA/TatB — protein MLPGGIGTSELVLIAIVAVVLFGSKLPEVARSVGQSYTQFRKGLNDIQTSIKSELDRELEDVKKIPHEIETAYNDSSDDDPGPSYDPPEDI, from the coding sequence ATGTTACCAGGCGGAATCGGTACCTCTGAATTAGTTCTGATTGCGATCGTCGCAGTCGTGTTGTTCGGTAGCAAACTTCCAGAGGTCGCTCGCTCTGTTGGCCAGTCGTACACTCAGTTTCGAAAGGGACTGAACGATATCCAGACTTCGATCAAATCCGAACTGGATCGGGAACTGGAAGACGTCAAAAAGATTCCTCACGAGATTGAGACGGCCTACAACGACAGCAGCGACGACGATCCTGGTCCCAGCTACGATCCTCCTGAAGACATTTAA